Genomic window (Escherichia fergusonii ATCC 35469):
GAGCGCATAAATTAATGCGTCATCGCCCATACCTGGCAGCGCCTGAATCAGTAGCGCATGGTGACCCCTTCCTGCCTGATAGTTCGCTACCAGTTTTTCGAAGTCTGGTCTTAACCATGGATACCATTTCATGCGCCCTGCTCCTTCACCCAGGTTGTCACAGTTTGTCGAATATCAGCCATGACACACTCAAGCGATTGCGTGGCATCGATAGTGCGGATGCTGGCATCCTGAGCTGCAAGTTCCAGATAACGCGCACGAGTACGGTTAAAGAAGTCGAAGGACTCCTGCTCAATACGGTCCAGTTCACCACGCGCTCGTGCACGTTTTAGACCTACTTCAGGCGTAACGTCGAGATACAGAGTCAGGTCCGGGCGAAAATCACCTAACACGGCATCACGTAGTGTTGCCAGCATGGTTTGATCAACACCACGACCGCCCCCCTGATAAGCCTGAGTCGATAAATCATGACGATCACCAATCACCCAGGTACCTTTCGCCAGTGCAGGCTTAATGACTGTCTCCACCAACTGGACGCGGGCTGCATAAAACATCAGAACTTCAGCCTTCTCAGTGATGACTTCATCACCGACGGATTTTATATCCAGCACCAGGCTCCTCAGTTTCTCAGCCAACTGCGTCCCTCCTGGTTCACGGGTAAAAATCATCTCACGAATGCCCAGTTGCTCAAGTGTCTCCACCACAACGTTACGCGCAGTGGTTTTACCTGCACCTTCCAGCCCTTCGATGACGATATAGTTACTGCGCATTTTTTTCCTTAAGCACTTTTAAATAGTCCTGCACTGACCGATTGTGGCTGGCAAGATTAGTGTTAAATGTATGACCACCTTTACCATCGGCGACAAAATAGAGATATGGCGTTTTCGCCGGATGTGCCGCAGCCTGTAATGAGTCTTCGCCAGGTGTGGCAATTGCCCCCGGCGGCAGGCCATTGATGGTATAGGTATTATAAGCCGTCGGCGTTTCAAGATCCGCGCGGGAAAGATTGCCATTATAGCGCTCTCCCATACCGTAAATCACGGTAGGATCGGTTTGTAAACGCATTCCCGTACGCAAGCGGTTAATAAACACCGAAGCAACACGATCACGTTCACTGGCTACCGCAGTCTCTTTCTCAATGATAGAGGCCATGGTGACCAGTTCATTTTTATCTTTATACGGCAACCCTTCTGCGCGCTTTTCCCAGATACCATCGACAACTTTCACCATTTTCTGGTGCGATCGCTTCAATAACGCCACATCGGTTGTGTTTGCGGTATACATCCAGGTATCTGGCCAAAACCAGCCTTCGATCCACTCAGGTTTTTCCAAATCTAACGCTTTAGCGACAGTTTCGTACTGATCATCGCTCAGGGTATGTTTGATATAAGGCGCTTCACGTAGTTGCTTGAGGTAATCGCGTAGACGCATTCCCTCGACCATTCGTAACGGAAACTGAGCTTCTTTACCGCTTTCCAGCAATTGCAGCATCTCGCGTACCGTCATTTGTGGCGTAAAGCGATACGTTCCGGCTTTGAAACGCGACAGATCAGGCTCGATACGTAACAACCACTGGAACACTCGCGGTCGATTGATAATTTTCGCCATGTAGAGCTGCTCACCGAGTGCCAATCTGCCAGTACCCGATTTAAGCGTAAATATTGCTTCGTTTTTAATTAACAATTTACTGTCAGCGAACTGACGAACTTTCCACATGCCCACGCCTGCGGCAATGCCCAGTACAATCAACAACAGCAAAAGGACAAATAACAATTTTTTCATAATGAATTCGGGTGCTCACAAAGTGGGGCTAAAAACTCAAATAATTGTCTCGAAGACAGCAACTTATCACCACAGGTGCGTACGGGAATGACGGGCATCAGCGCATTACAAAGCAAAATTTCATCTGCCGCCATTACCTCTTCCGGTCGAGCCTGAACTTCGACAACACGATAAGAAGATTGTGCCAATAAATGGATACAGAATTGTCGCATAATGCCCTTCACACCGGCATATTCAAGGCTCGGTGTATAAACCACATTTCCCTGTCGCCAGAATAAATTAGCTGCGCAGCATTCCGTAACCCATCCTTCGCTGTCAAGAACAAGTGCCTCGTCAGCAGTTGTCTGATCGAGATGTGTCCGGATCAACACTTGCTCCAGCCGATTAAGATGCTTAATTCCTGCAAGTAAGGGATTGCGGCCCAGGCGAACAGGGCTGAGAGTTAGCGTAATTCCCTTCTGTCGCCAGCGGGAATAATGCTCTGGATATGCAGAAACGGACAAAATTCGGCCTGGTGAGTGACAACTGCCAGGACTGTAACCACGACCACCACTACCACGAGTGATAATCACCTTAAGCACACCACTTTTATGTTCCCTTGCCAGAGTTTCCATTTCCAGTTGCAGTAACTCCCACTGCTCAAAGGTAATCATCAATTTAATGCAGGCATCCTGTAATCGCCGGATATGCTCTGTGAGCATAATTACATGTCCATCCTGAATACGTGCGGTGGTGAAACATCCATCACCAAACTGCGTCGCTCTGTCACTCGCGGCCAGCCATGTTTGTTTTTGACCATTTATTAAGAACATACTGGCTCCCTATCGTTTTGAATAAGTTTGGCAGTTTGAACACATCAGGACAAGTCTGTTGCATATACATGAAAAAAGGCCCGCAAGCGGACCTTTAATAGAAGAGTGATACGGATATTAGATCTTTTTAAAGATCAGCGAACCGTTAGTGCCACCAAAACCGAAAGAGTTACACAGCGTATACTCCATACCGCTTACCTGGCGCGCTTCGTGTGGTACGAAGTCCAGATCGCAACCTTCATCCGGATTATCCAGGTTAATGGTTGGCGGAACAGCCTGATCACGCAGCGCCAGGATAGAGTAGATTGACTCTACCGCGCCCGCTGCGCCTAACAGGTGACCGGTCATAGATTTGGTGGAACTAACCAGCACACGGCTTGCTGCATCACCAAATACAGACTTCACAGCCTGCGCCTCAGCTTTGTCGCCTGCCGGTGTGGATGTACCGTGAGCATTGATGTAACCAATCTGACCTGGTTCAATAGCTGCGTCACGCAATGCGTTAACCATCGCCAGAGCAGCACCTGCACCATTTTCTGGCGGTGACGTCATATGGTAAGCATCGCTGCTCATACCAAAACCAACGACTTCTGCGTAAATTTTTGCACCGCGAGCTTTAGCATGTTCGTACTCTTCCAGTACCAGCATGCCTGCGCCATCACCCAGTACAAAGCCATCGCGATCTTTATCCCATGGACGACTTGCCGCTTGAGGATTATCGTTACGGGTAGAAAGTGCACGTGCCGCGCCAAAGCCGCCAACACCTAGAGGTGTACTGGCTTTCTCTGCACCACCAGCAACCATTACGTCAGCATCGCCAAATGCGATGATACGCGCAGCATGACCGATGTTATGCACACCAGAAGTACAGGCGGTTGCAATGGAAATGCTAGGGCCACGCAGGCCATACATGATGGTCAAGTGACCAGCCACCATGTTTACAATCGTCGACGGAACGAAAAACGGGCTGATTTTACGTGGACCACCATTTACCAGAGAGGTATGGTTTTCTTCAATCAGGCCGAGACCACCGATACCAGAGCCAATCGCGGCACCAATACGGGTTGCGTTCTCTTCCGTTACTTCGAGGCCAGAATCCTGC
Coding sequences:
- the yceG gene encoding cell division protein YceG, which codes for MKKLLFVLLLLLIVLGIAAGVGMWKVRQFADSKLLIKNEAIFTLKSGTGRLALGEQLYMAKIINRPRVFQWLLRIEPDLSRFKAGTYRFTPQMTVREMLQLLESGKEAQFPLRMVEGMRLRDYLKQLREAPYIKHTLSDDQYETVAKALDLEKPEWIEGWFWPDTWMYTANTTDVALLKRSHQKMVKVVDGIWEKRAEGLPYKDKNELVTMASIIEKETAVASERDRVASVFINRLRTGMRLQTDPTVIYGMGERYNGNLSRADLETPTAYNTYTINGLPPGAIATPGEDSLQAAAHPAKTPYLYFVADGKGGHTFNTNLASHNRSVQDYLKVLKEKNAQ
- the tmk gene encoding dTMP kinase yields the protein MRSNYIVIEGLEGAGKTTARNVVVETLEQLGIREMIFTREPGGTQLAEKLRSLVLDIKSVGDEVITEKAEVLMFYAARVQLVETVIKPALAKGTWVIGDRHDLSTQAYQGGGRGVDQTMLATLRDAVLGDFRPDLTLYLDVTPEVGLKRARARGELDRIEQESFDFFNRTRARYLELAAQDASIRTIDATQSLECVMADIRQTVTTWVKEQGA
- the pabC gene encoding aminodeoxychorismate lyase, which produces MFLINGQKQTWLAASDRATQFGDGCFTTARIQDGHVIMLTEHIRRLQDACIKLMITFEQWELLQLEMETLAREHKSGVLKVIITRGSGGRGYSPGSCHSPGRILSVSAYPEHYSRWRQKGITLTLSPVRLGRNPLLAGIKHLNRLEQVLIRTHLDQTTADEALVLDSEGWVTECCAANLFWRQGNVVYTPSLEYAGVKGIMRQFCIHLLAQSSYRVVEVQARPEEVMAADEILLCNALMPVIPVRTCGDKLLSSRQLFEFLAPLCEHPNSL
- the fabF gene encoding beta-ketoacyl-ACP synthase II, which gives rise to MSKRRVVVTGLGMLSPVGNTVESTWKALLAGQSGISLIDHFDTSAYATKFAGLVKDFNCDDIISRKEQRKMDAFIQYGIVAGVQAMQDSGLEVTEENATRIGAAIGSGIGGLGLIEENHTSLVNGGPRKISPFFVPSTIVNMVAGHLTIMYGLRGPSISIATACTSGVHNIGHAARIIAFGDADVMVAGGAEKASTPLGVGGFGAARALSTRNDNPQAASRPWDKDRDGFVLGDGAGMLVLEEYEHAKARGAKIYAEVVGFGMSSDAYHMTSPPENGAGAALAMVNALRDAAIEPGQIGYINAHGTSTPAGDKAEAQAVKSVFGDAASRVLVSSTKSMTGHLLGAAGAVESIYSILALRDQAVPPTINLDNPDEGCDLDFVPHEARQVSGMEYTLCNSFGFGGTNGSLIFKKI